A single Cucumis melo cultivar AY chromosome 4, USDA_Cmelo_AY_1.0, whole genome shotgun sequence DNA region contains:
- the LOC103503685 gene encoding serine acetyltransferase 5 isoform X1: MPIGELRFSSQSPIAVVDSTMNNDETWLWGQIKAEARQDAESEPALASYLYSTILSHSSLERSLSFHLGNKLCSSTLLSTLLYDLFLNAFSTDYGLRSAAVADLRAARERDPACVSFSHCLLNYKGFLACQAHRVAHKLWNESRRPLALALQSRIADVFAVDIHPAARIGKGILFDHATGVVVGETAVIGNNVSILHHVTLGGTGKMCGDRHPKIGDGVLIGAGATILGNVKIGEGAKIGAGSVVLIDVPPRTTAVGNPARLVGGKEKPSQLEDIPGESMDHTSFISEWSDYII; encoded by the exons ATGCCAATCGGTGAGCTTCGATTTTCATCTCAGTCTCCGATAGCAGTGGTGGATTCTACTATGAATAATGATGAGACATGGCTCTGGGGGCAGATCAAAGCGGAAGCACGGCAAGATGCCGAGTCAGAGCCAGCACTGGCTAGCTATCTTTACTCGACGATTTTGTCGCATTCATCACTTGAGAGATCACTTTCGTTCCATTTGGGGAACAAACTCTGCTCTTCGACGCTTCTTTCCACTCTCCTTTACGATCTTTTCCTCAACGCTTTCTCCACTGATTATGGTCTACGATCAGCTGCTGTCGCTGATTTGCGAGCAGCTCGTGAACGGGACCCAGCCTGTGTTTCATTTTCCCATTGCCTCCTCAATTACAAAGGTTTCTTAGCCTGCCAG GCTCATCGTGTGGCTCACAAGCTGTGGAATGAATCACGTAGGCCGCTAGCACTAGCACTTCAATCACGCATTGCTGATGTCTTCGCCGTCGACATTCATCCTGCAGCAAGAATTGGGAAAGGCATTCTGTTCGATCATGCTACTGGTGTAGTGGTTGGTGAGACGGCAGTGATAGGCAACAATGTCTCAATTCTTCATCATGTCACTCTTGGAGGGACAGGAAAGATGTGTGGAGACAGGCATCCTAAGATTGGGGATGGAGTCTTAATCGGTGCTGGAGCAACCATTCTCGGCAATGTGAAGATTGGAGAAGGAGCTAAAATCGGGGCAGGATCTGTGGTGCTGATTGACGTGCCACCACGCACAACTGCCGTGGGAAATCCCGCGAGGCTAGTGGGGGGGAAGGAAAAACCATCGCAGCTCGAGGATATTCCTGGAGAATCCATGGATCATACTTCTTTTATATCCGAATGGTCAGATTACATTATTTGA
- the LOC103503685 gene encoding serine acetyltransferase 5 isoform X2 has translation MNNDETWLWGQIKAEARQDAESEPALASYLYSTILSHSSLERSLSFHLGNKLCSSTLLSTLLYDLFLNAFSTDYGLRSAAVADLRAARERDPACVSFSHCLLNYKGFLACQAHRVAHKLWNESRRPLALALQSRIADVFAVDIHPAARIGKGILFDHATGVVVGETAVIGNNVSILHHVTLGGTGKMCGDRHPKIGDGVLIGAGATILGNVKIGEGAKIGAGSVVLIDVPPRTTAVGNPARLVGGKEKPSQLEDIPGESMDHTSFISEWSDYII, from the exons ATGAATAATGATGAGACATGGCTCTGGGGGCAGATCAAAGCGGAAGCACGGCAAGATGCCGAGTCAGAGCCAGCACTGGCTAGCTATCTTTACTCGACGATTTTGTCGCATTCATCACTTGAGAGATCACTTTCGTTCCATTTGGGGAACAAACTCTGCTCTTCGACGCTTCTTTCCACTCTCCTTTACGATCTTTTCCTCAACGCTTTCTCCACTGATTATGGTCTACGATCAGCTGCTGTCGCTGATTTGCGAGCAGCTCGTGAACGGGACCCAGCCTGTGTTTCATTTTCCCATTGCCTCCTCAATTACAAAGGTTTCTTAGCCTGCCAG GCTCATCGTGTGGCTCACAAGCTGTGGAATGAATCACGTAGGCCGCTAGCACTAGCACTTCAATCACGCATTGCTGATGTCTTCGCCGTCGACATTCATCCTGCAGCAAGAATTGGGAAAGGCATTCTGTTCGATCATGCTACTGGTGTAGTGGTTGGTGAGACGGCAGTGATAGGCAACAATGTCTCAATTCTTCATCATGTCACTCTTGGAGGGACAGGAAAGATGTGTGGAGACAGGCATCCTAAGATTGGGGATGGAGTCTTAATCGGTGCTGGAGCAACCATTCTCGGCAATGTGAAGATTGGAGAAGGAGCTAAAATCGGGGCAGGATCTGTGGTGCTGATTGACGTGCCACCACGCACAACTGCCGTGGGAAATCCCGCGAGGCTAGTGGGGGGGAAGGAAAAACCATCGCAGCTCGAGGATATTCCTGGAGAATCCATGGATCATACTTCTTTTATATCCGAATGGTCAGATTACATTATTTGA